The region GCCAAAAGTCAGGGCTGAACTTGGATATCCGCCTCTTGTAACACCTACAAGTCAGATAGTGGGTTCCCAGGCTGTCCTTAACGTTCTCATGGGTGAGCGGTACAAAGTCATTCCCAAGGAAGTCAAGGACTACGTGCGAGGCCTCTATGGTCGCCCACCATCACCAATCAGTGATGATATCATTGCTAGGATCATTGGTGAAGAAAGTCCAATCGATGTAAGACCGGCTGACCTGCTTGAACCGGAGTACGATAAAAGGAAAAAAGAAGCCGAAGAAATGGGTCTTGTCAAAAAGGAAGAAGACATATTGACCTATATCCTGTATCCGTCCATCGCTCCGAAATTCCTGCTTGGTGAGTCCAAGGAAGAAAAACTTGCACCTGCCAAACAAACCGCATCACCACCCCTGCCTCAGGTTTCCATACCTACCAGGTTCAAAGTGGAAGTGGATAATGAGGTGTTTGATGTACAGGTAGAGCCAATGGATGGTAGTGTTGTTGCAGTCGAGGAAAGCAGTTCAAAGACTCCTTCTGCCTCAGCATCTTCTCCTGGTGCTGTAACCTGTCATATGCAGGGTATGGTTCTCTCCGTTGACGTCAACATTGGAGATAATGTTGAAGAAGGAGATAAGATTGGTGTCATTGAAGCAATGAAAATGGAAAATGCCATTAATTCATCACATGGTGGTGTGGTCAAGGAAATCCTTGTTGCGGAAGGTGATTCCGTGTCAACGGATGATGTGATTATGATCATTGAGTGATTTAGCCGGAGGTTTTTCGATGTTTAAGAAAATACTGATTGCAAACCGAGGTGAGATCGCAATCAGGGTAATGAGGGCCTGCAAAGAGCTTGGTGTGTCCACGGTTGCGGTGTATTCCGAGGCCGACAGCAATGCCCTTTTTGCCAAATATGCGGACGAGGCATACTGTATAGGTCCACCTCCTTCATCCAGAAGTTATCTGAATATAGATTCAATTATCGATGTGGCCAGAAAGACAGGGGCAGAAGCAATTCATCCGGGATATGGTTTCCTTTCGGAGAATGCAAAATTCGCCAGCGCCTGTGAAAAAGCAGGTATTATTTTTATAGGCCCCTCGAGTGAAGTTATTGAAAAGATGGGTAGCAAGATTACTGCCCGCTCGGCAATGATCGAGGCCGGTGTACCGGTGGTTCCGGGTGATGGCAGGGCTATTGAGGACGATGCCACGGCAATTGAAATAGGTGAATCCATCGGATATCCTTTGATGGTGAAAGCTTCTGCCGGTGGTGGTGGTATAGGCATGAAAGTTGTTTATACTCCAGAAGAGCTGACCAGGGCACTTTCATCCATACGTAATGTTGCAGCTTCAACATTTGGTGACTCTACCGTCTTCATCGAAAAATATCTTGAAGAACCACGCCACATAGAGATACAGATATTGGCTGACTCTCAGGGCAATTGTCTCTATCTAGGTGACCGTGAATGTTCCATTCAGAGAAGACACCAGAAATTGATTGAAGAGGCTCCCTCTCCTATAATGACTCCTGAACTTCGCAGGGACATGGGTGAGGCTGCTGTCAAAGCTGCCAAAAAAATAGGATATGTAAATGCCGGTACTGTTGAATTCCTGTATTCAAAGGGTGATTATTATTTCCTTGAAGTAAACACACGTTTGCAGGTAGAACATGGAGTTACCGAACTTGTTACAGGCATCGATATAGTAAAACAGCAGTTGCGTGTTGCCTGTGGTGAAAAATTACCATTTACCCAGGATGATATTGAAATCAGAGGCTCGGCTATCGAATGTCGTATCAATGCCGAAGATCCGCTGAATGATTTCGCCCCGTCACCCGGTAAGATACGCAGGTATCGTTCAGCAGGTGGCCCCGGCGTGAGGGTTGACAGTGGTGTCCATATGGGTTATGTAATTCCTCCTTTTTATGATTCAATGATCTCCAAACTCTGTGTATGGGGGAGTGATCGTGAGGAAGCCATTGCGCGTATGAAAAGAGCCCTCTACGAATATGTGGTTGTAGGTGTTAAAACCAACATTCCTTTCCACAGAACGGTTTTGTCCATTGATGCATTCGCCAAAGGGGATCTGACAACACATTTTATTGATGACCACGATGTGCTTTCAGCTTTAGAGAAGGTCGCTGTATCTGATAGTGAAAGATGTGCAACTCTTTCTTCTGCTCTTGAGGATCGCAACAAGAAGATTGCTGCGATCAGCACTGCAGTTGGCTCATATATGAATGCTGCAAAAAGGCATGATATGAAAGGCTCAGATGAATGACGACAGATAACTTTTTTTATCTGTCCCTCTTTCTTTATTGCGGGGAGTTTTGTGGAGAATAAAAAGATTGAATTGATACGTCTTCTTTCTCAGGCAGATGGCAAGCCTATTTCCGGGGAACAGATTGGCAGGAAACTGGAAATTTCCAGGACCATGGTCTGGAAATACATTCAGTCGCTTCAAAGCCAGGGTTATTCGATTATCTCATCCCCTGGTAAAGGTTATATCTTAAACTCAGTTCCGGATTTTCTTTTGCCAGAACTTGTGCAAGCAGGCCTTGAAACAGATATTTTGGGCAAGGACATCCGGCATTTTATGGAACTTGAGTCCACCAACGATTATGCAAAAACAATTGCAAAAGATACAACCGAAGGCACGGTTGTAGTTGCGGAAGTCCAGAAAAAGGGACGTGGGAGAAGGGGGTTTGATTGGGTATCTCCTCACGGCGGGGTATGGATATCCATTGTCCTTAAGCCATCGATAGTTTCTGCGGATGCTTCAAGATTGACTCTTGTGGGTGGACTTGCTGTAGTTGATTCTCTGAAATCAATTGGTCTTACCCCGTCTCTGAAATGGCCAAACGATGTGCTTGTCAACGGCAAAAAGATTTGTGGGATTCTTACAGAAATGGAAGCTGAAATAGATCGGGTTGAATATATTGTTCTGGGTATGGGAATTAATTTAAACTTTAATACCGAGATGTTGCCGGAGGAAATCCGGGATGGTTCCACAACTATAAGTGATGAGCTTGGTACCTATGTGGATAGGCTTGAATTTGTCCGCTCATTACTTTATAATCTGGAACAGTATTATGTACATTTCAAGACACAACCCTTTGAGGAATTAATGGAAAGATGGATAGATTCTTCGGATACTATTGGTAGAAAAGTACGCATTGTTACTCCTTCTAAAATGGTGGATGGCAGGGCAATCGGGATATCCCCTTCCGGAGGTTTACTTTTGCAGAAAAACAATGGGTCAACCGAAGAAATTTTGTCTGGCCGCTGCATCTACATCTGACGGGGATTGTGATGAAGGATATTTCATCGTTTAAACTTTTTTATTATTTTATACTGCTTAATATTTTTTTATGCATTGTGGTAGCTGCCGAGGATCCGCAAGTAATCCTCAATGGGACTTCAGTTTATGTTAAAGCCGGAGAGACCTTCGATTTTGAGCAGGATTACTCTCTGCATGTCAAGTATGTCAACCCCGAAAGTGAAAGGGTATGGGTATCCCTTTCATTGAATGGTGAAAGTGTGGCGGATTCCATTCTGGGTCGGGGTGAGGTAT is a window of Methanohalophilus mahii DSM 5219 DNA encoding:
- a CDS encoding biotin--[acetyl-CoA-carboxylase] ligase, which encodes MENKKIELIRLLSQADGKPISGEQIGRKLEISRTMVWKYIQSLQSQGYSIISSPGKGYILNSVPDFLLPELVQAGLETDILGKDIRHFMELESTNDYAKTIAKDTTEGTVVVAEVQKKGRGRRGFDWVSPHGGVWISIVLKPSIVSADASRLTLVGGLAVVDSLKSIGLTPSLKWPNDVLVNGKKICGILTEMEAEIDRVEYIVLGMGINLNFNTEMLPEEIRDGSTTISDELGTYVDRLEFVRSLLYNLEQYYVHFKTQPFEELMERWIDSSDTIGRKVRIVTPSKMVDGRAIGISPSGGLLLQKNNGSTEEILSGRCIYI
- a CDS encoding acetyl-CoA carboxylase biotin carboxylase subunit; this translates as MFKKILIANRGEIAIRVMRACKELGVSTVAVYSEADSNALFAKYADEAYCIGPPPSSRSYLNIDSIIDVARKTGAEAIHPGYGFLSENAKFASACEKAGIIFIGPSSEVIEKMGSKITARSAMIEAGVPVVPGDGRAIEDDATAIEIGESIGYPLMVKASAGGGGIGMKVVYTPEELTRALSSIRNVAASTFGDSTVFIEKYLEEPRHIEIQILADSQGNCLYLGDRECSIQRRHQKLIEEAPSPIMTPELRRDMGEAAVKAAKKIGYVNAGTVEFLYSKGDYYFLEVNTRLQVEHGVTELVTGIDIVKQQLRVACGEKLPFTQDDIEIRGSAIECRINAEDPLNDFAPSPGKIRRYRSAGGPGVRVDSGVHMGYVIPPFYDSMISKLCVWGSDREEAIARMKRALYEYVVVGVKTNIPFHRTVLSIDAFAKGDLTTHFIDDHDVLSALEKVAVSDSERCATLSSALEDRNKKIAAISTAVGSYMNAAKRHDMKGSDE